A region from the Vicia villosa cultivar HV-30 ecotype Madison, WI linkage group LG3, Vvil1.0, whole genome shotgun sequence genome encodes:
- the LOC131657728 gene encoding uncharacterized protein LOC131657728, translating into MDSNNSNNLNKLFWEVIEEELMDNTGEELLLSMLEKERQSRSSSRRKRRSVIDRNREKGHIRLFNDYLSENPVYTDAQFRRRFRMHRHLFLRIVETLGNHDVYFQMRVDATGKMGLSPLQKCTSAIRMLAYGSSADIVDEYLRIGESTAIECLERFVRGVNEVFGAEYLRRPNNNDVEHLLQMGESRGFPSMLGSIDCMHWEWKNCPVAWKGQFCRGDHGKPTIMLEAVASQDLWIWHAFFGIAGSNNDINVLNQSNVFNDILEGRAATVQYTINGNPYNMGYYLADGIYPEWATFVKTISMPQGEKRKLFAQHQESARKDVERAFGVLQSRFAIVRGPTRAWHMETLKHTIYACIILHNMIVEDERHTYGGDFDYCYDNAGNNNSTTETFSGPHPNLATRLQRRATLREKQVHRQLQGDLVEHIWERFGHEDDEN; encoded by the coding sequence ATggattcaaacaattcaaacaacctcaacaaactttTTTGGGAGGTGATTGAAGAAGAACTTATGGACAACACAGGTGAAGAACTATTGTTGTCAATGCTCGAGAAGGAACGTCAATCTAGAAGTTCATCAAGGCGAAAAAGAAGATCAGTGATAGATCGGAATCGTGAAAAAGGGCATATACGGTTATTCAACGACTACTTATCAGAAAATCCAGTATACACGGATGCCCAATTTCGTAGAAGGTTCAGAATGCATAGGCATTTGTTTCTTCGAATTGTAGAAACCCTTGGAAATCATGATGTATATTTTCAAATGAGGGTCGATGCAACTGGTAAAATGGGTCTTTCACCATTGCAGAAGTGCACTTCTGCTATTCGTATGTTGGCATACGGATCTTCCGCTGACATTGTAGACGAATATCTTCGAATTGGTGAAAGCACTGCAATTGAGTGCTTAGAGAGATTCGTAAGGGGCGTGAATGAGGTATTTGGGGCTGAGTATTTGAGAAGGCCTAATAACAATGATGTTGAGCATCTTTTACAAATGGGGGAGTCACGTGGATTTCCAAGCATGCTAGGTTCCATTGATTGTATGCATTGGGAATGGAAGAACTGTCCTGTTGCATGGAAAGGACAATTTTGTCGAGGTGATCATGGTAAACCCACGATCATGCTTGAAGCAGTGGCATCACAAGACTTATGGATTTGGCATGCATTTTTTGGTATTGCAGGTTCAAACAATGACATTAATGTGCTAAACCAATCTAATGTGTTTAACGATATTTTGGAAGGACGTGCTGCTACTGTGCAATATACAATCAATGGGAATCCATATAATATGGGGTATTATTTAGCGGATGGTATATATCCCGAGTGGGCTACATTTGTCAAGACCATTTCAATGCCGCAAGGAGAAAAgagaaaactatttgcacaacacCAAGAATCAGCTAGAAAGGATGTGGAACGTGCATTTGGAGTGCTTCAATCTCGATTTGCAATAGTACGTGGTCCAACGCGTGCTTGGCACATGGAAACCCTCAAGCATACCATATATGCTTGCATCATATTGCACAACATGATTGTCGAAGACGAACGACACACATATGGAGGTGATTTTGATTACTGTTACGATAATGCAGGTAACAACAACTCAACGACTGAAACATTTAGCGGTCCTCATCCGAATCTTGCAACAAGACTACAAAGAAGAGCAACTCTTCGTGAAAAACAAGTTCATCGCCAACTTCAAGGAGATCTAGTCGAACATATTTGGGAACGTTTTGGACATGAGGACGATGAAAATTAA